Proteins from a single region of Metallibacterium scheffleri:
- a CDS encoding c-type cytochrome has protein sequence MNIKSIASASCLLLLAVGVATAQSAAPVVSPTTVGSVAAQMALARQIVLHGSPQGAHACATCHGVEGQGQIKAAFPHLAGLPKPYLVRQLQHFDVLARDNPSMQAIAHKLTSDQIDALATYFSRQVPPPIMPPATPPPPLGTELALQGRDAVPACITCHGPGGRGLGGALSAAFPPIAGQPAAYIERQLRAWKQGQRPPGPDGLMGAIAKHLSAADIGAVSLYFAAQPTLVAASTTEAKP, from the coding sequence ATGAACATCAAGTCGATCGCATCAGCGAGTTGCTTGTTGCTGTTGGCCGTGGGGGTGGCCACGGCGCAATCCGCAGCGCCAGTCGTCTCACCGACCACGGTCGGCAGCGTCGCCGCGCAAATGGCGCTGGCGCGGCAAATCGTGCTGCACGGCAGTCCGCAGGGCGCGCACGCGTGCGCGACCTGCCACGGCGTCGAGGGCCAAGGCCAGATCAAGGCCGCGTTTCCGCATCTGGCGGGCTTGCCCAAGCCCTATCTCGTGCGCCAGTTGCAGCACTTCGACGTGCTGGCACGCGACAATCCCAGCATGCAGGCGATCGCGCACAAGCTGACGTCCGACCAGATCGACGCGCTGGCCACGTATTTTTCGCGGCAGGTGCCGCCGCCGATCATGCCGCCAGCCACGCCGCCGCCGCCGCTGGGTACCGAGCTGGCGCTGCAAGGACGCGATGCGGTGCCGGCGTGCATCACCTGTCACGGACCCGGCGGGCGCGGGCTGGGGGGGGCACTCAGTGCCGCGTTCCCGCCGATCGCCGGGCAGCCGGCGGCATACATCGAGCGCCAGCTCAGGGCCTGGAAGCAGGGCCAGCGACCGCCCGGGCCGGATGGCCTGATGGGCGCCATCGCCAAACACCTCAGCGCGGCGGACATCGGCGCGGTCAGCCTGTATTTTGCTGCGCAACCGACGCTGGTCGCGGCCAGCACCACGGAGGCCAAGCCATGA